The Sesamum indicum cultivar Zhongzhi No. 13 linkage group LG6, S_indicum_v1.0, whole genome shotgun sequence genome has a segment encoding these proteins:
- the LOC105163413 gene encoding transcription factor MYB14, producing MGRAPCCEKLGLKKGPWTAEEDLILITYINQNGHGNWRALPKRAGLLRCGKSCRLRWMNYLRPDIKRGNFTKQEEETIIKLHQELGNRWSVIAARLPGRTDNEIKNVWNTHLKKRIHNNSQPKPETHLHAIRSSHFRQSVGTVSVSNSSQHSSSEISSLTTAAAGLDAYTVMDSLEMDESFWSEVFSGGDDSSATSDFSAGNSDSQLLQFSNTFGSGLSAEGDTDFWYNLFSRAEDLLDLPDF from the exons ATGGGCCGGGCTCCATGCTGTGAGAAACTGGGGTTGAAGAAGGGCCCGTGGACGGCGGAAGAAGACCTCATTCTCATCACTTACATCAACCAGAACGGCCATGGCAACTGGCGGGCCCTCCCCAAACGGGCCG GACTATTGAGATGTGGAAAGAGCTGTCGGCTCCGGTGGATGAATTACTTACGGCCCGACATTAAGAGAGGCAATTTTACCAAGCAAGAGGAGGAAACTATCATTAAGCTGCATCAAGAATTAGGCAACAG GTGGTCCGTGATCGCAGCTAGGTTACCGGGCCGCACGGATAACGAGATTAAAAATGTCTGGAACACCCActtgaagaagaggatccaCAACAACTCTCAACCCAAACCCGAAACCCATTTGCACGCAATCAGATCATCCCATTTCCGTCAGAGTGTGGGTACAGTATCGGTGTCCAACTCATCGCAGCATTCATCCAGCGAAATCTCGTCACTCACCACCGCCGCCGCCGGACTCGACGCCTATACGGTGATGGATTCATTGGAAATGGACGAGAGCTTCTGGTCGGAGGTGTTCTCCGGCGGCGATGATTCGAGTGCTACTAGTGATTTCTCGGCTGGCAATAGTGACTCACAGCTGCTTCAATTTTCAAACACGTTTGGTTCTGGTTTGAGCGCCGAAGGTGACACGGATTTTTGGTACAACCTGTTTAGCAGGGCTGAAGACCTTTTAGACTTACCTgatttttga
- the LOC105163420 gene encoding rootletin → MEQLLDAFRRAQVKKGSPSDAILDMVHEWKDKGENLFKSFVGCVSDLESREKNLSLVGESLGKRLKDLEEREREFDSRKRGMSLKERGLSPYWEDHGKELELREEKLDEQLKLVHEHIESLEVAQSEAERLRLMESEKLKEIERREGEVDFIRGSLEKRLKEIERREKEFDSFQHGKLRELVLKEELLSRKRVQFDKEIELVNEKFGKVEKLGSGLIKRLELAPNVLEGMKLMLDERCEDIESWAASAHKSLKAIVNEADLIRESLESRFKEFENMEREFNSFQEDKMQKLGSAERELSIMREEILKEIKLRDEKLTEQQELGHKLLECFEGIIAKKFKEIEAQEVTLNVARETLNASAKDSDLSRESMNVRLQELKKREEEFHLYQEQKMRELMMEEEKLTLISKEFIQQVKFSEEKFDKQEKLVHGLLERLELAENNVKNMIAMVSERFKEISLKEIELNHIRNSVEGKMDELELRKAKKSGKQERGIRAKEDSLISMENEIVGKKKELASKEVSLGSKELECKYKHLEELDSREKNLNSTRESKQTCFKERLASNKVYKPERYLNHAGYLAEKDQQTVCKELELNSKQIGFHFKEHELKHPRLTDALDAQLRTEPEGSVDLKHAVDVKSLEMVINNSGKDLELIGDEIFKLLLHSSDPAKLVLDAVEGLYIPHLGEGDMDLNMRRAYLMLDQLTKTSPKIQPCVREAAIKLAIKWKSKMRTIAENPLEVSGFLQFVAAYNLSSCFPKDELLSFVKTAVQHKQTPELCRILGLTEDMHGLIQNLINEKQYLLASTYICECELENVFPQAAVLDYYVKHSKMLANAKRKREHDSAEAQDEAIDSEIKDLRYAIEHIIKYGLEYEYSVDTLTLRINQLEKDREGMKNRRLSSSSNPRKQESNKRPAHANKSKAQQRQHEATREVHRVPKAQVPEQGSEKGSHLAWKSRHWQSKTRKRHATGPFIFHEPCSQQDQTMIHLSSAHKRLRTNILSHESRSHLQGCHLSPPSEH, encoded by the exons ATGGAGCAGCTTTTGGACGCTTTCAGACGAGCGCAGGTGAAAAAAGGTAGCCCTTCGGACGCGATTCTTGACATGGTGCATGAGTGGAAAGATAAGGGCGAGAATCTGTTCAAGTCTTTCGTAGGTTGCGTTTCGGATCTTGAGTCTCGAGAAAAGAATCTGAGTTTGGTTGGAGAGTCGTTGGGGAAGCGGTTGAAAGATTTGgaggagagggagagggagttCGACTCAAGAAAAAGAGGGATGTCTTTGAAGGAGAGAGGATTGAGTCCGTATTGGGAAGATCATGGGAAGGAGCTTGAGTTGAGAGAGGAGAAATTAGATGAGCAATTGAAGTTGGTGCATGAGCATATAGAGAGCTTGGAGGTTGCCCAGAGTGAAGCGGAGCGCTTGCGGCTGATGGAGAGTGAGAAGTTGAAGGAGATTGAGAGGAGGGAGGGGGAAGTTGATTTTATTCGTGGTTCATTGGAGAAACGGTTGAAAGAGATTGAGCGGAGGGAGAAGGAATTTGATTCGTTCCAACATGGAAAATTGAGAGAATTGGTTTTGAAGGAAGAGCTTTTGAGTAGGAAGAGGGTACAGTTTGATAAGGAGATTGAATTGGTAAATGAGAAATTTGGGAAGGTGGAGAAGTTGGGGTCTGGGCTTATCAAGAGGTTGGAGTTGGCACCGAATGTTCTAGAGGGCATGAAGTTGATGTTAGATGAGAGGTGCGAGGATATTGAGTCCTGGGCGGCTTCAGCTCACAAATCATTGAAGGCGATTGTTAATGAAGCTGATTTAATACGAGAATCACTGGAGAGCCGGTTTAAGGAGTTCGAGAATATGGAGAGAGAGTTTAATTCATTCCAAGAGGACAAAATGCAGAAGTTGGGGTCTGCAGAGCGAGAACTGAGCATTATGAGGGAAGAGATTCTTAAGGAAATCAAGTTGAGGGATGAAAAATTGACGGAGCAACAGGAGCTGGGACATAAGCTTTTGGAGTGTTTTGAGGGAATTATAGCTAAGAAGTTTAAGGAGATTGAGGCCCAAGAGGTAACCCTGAATGTGGCCCGTGAAACATTGAATGCTAGTGCAAAAGATTCTGATTTAAGTAGAGAATCAATGAATGTACGGTTGCAAGAACTTAAGAAGAGGGAGGAGGAATTTCATTTGTACCAAGAGCAAAAAATGAGAGAACTGATGATGGAAGAGGAGAAATTGACATTGATTAGCAAAGAGTTTATTCAACAGGTCAAGTTTAGTGAGGAGAAATTTGACAAGCAAGAGAAGTTGGTCCATGGGCTCCTAGAGAGGTTGGAGCTGGCGGAAAACAATGTCAAGAACATGATTGCAATGGTGAGTGAGAGGTTTAAGGAGATCAGCTTGAAGGAGATTGAGCTTAATCATATTAGGAATTCCGTCGAGGGGAAAATGGATGAATTAGAACTAAGAAAAGCGAAAAAATCTGGGAAACAAGAGAGGGGAATTAGAGCAAAGGAAGATAGTTTGATTTCTATGGAAAATGAAATTGTAGGGAAGAAAAAGGAGCTTGCGTCGAAGGAAGTAAGCTTAGGATCAAAAGAACTCGAATGTAAGTACAAGCATTTGGAAGAGCTTGATTCGAGGGAAAAGAATCTGAATTCTACACGAGAATctaaacaaacttgttttaaagAACGTCTTGCATCAAACAAAGTATATAAGCCAGAGAGGTATCTCAACCATGCTGGATATCTTGCGGAAAAAGATCAACAGACAGTGTGCAAAGAATTAGAGCTGAACAGCAAACAAATTGGTTTTCATTTTAAAGAGCATGAATTGAAACATCCGCGACTAACTGATGCCCTTGATGCACAGTTAAGAACTGAACCAGAAGGATCTGTAGACTTGAAACACGCAGTGGATGTAAAATCTTTGGAAATGGTCATAAACAACAGCGGGAAAGACTTGGAGTTGATTGgtgatgaaatttttaaacttcTTCTCCACTCTTCTGATCCAGCTAAGTTAGTTCTGGATGCTGTGGAAGGGCTTTATATACCCCATTTAGGGGAAGGAGATATGGACTTGAACATGAGGAGAGCCTATCTTATGTTAGATCAGTTAACTAAAACGTCACCAAAAATTCAGCCTTGTGTGAGAGAAGCAGCAATTAAGCTTGCTATCAAATGGAAGTCAAAAATGAGAACTATTGCTGAAAATCCTTTGGAGGTGTCGGGATTCTTGCAATTCGTGGCTGCTTATAATCTATCCTCCTGTTTTCCCAAAGATGAGCTTTTAAGTTTTGTGAAGACGGCTGTCCAACATAAACAAACACCTGAGTTGTGTCGCATTCTCGGTCTGACAGAGGACATGCATG GTTTGATCCAGAATCTTATAAATGAGAAGCAATATCTTCTTGCTAGCACCTACATCTGCGAATGTGAACTTGAGAACGTTTTTCCACAAGCAGCGGTCCtggattattatgtaaaacaTTCAAAGATGTTAGCCAATGCAAAACGTAAAAGGGAGCATGACTCTGCTGAAGCACAA GATGAGGCTATTGATAGTGAGATTAAGGATCTGCGCTATGCAATCGAACATATCATCAAGTATGGGCTTGAATACGAATATTCGGTCGACACACTTACATTGAGGATAAACCAGTTGGAAAAGGATCGAGAAGGCATGAAAAATAGAAGGCTGTCATCATCATCTAATCCAAGAAAACAGGAATCTAACAAAAGACCTGCTCATGCAAATAAAAGTAAGGCACAACAGAGGCAACATGAGGCAACCAGAGAAGTTCACCGTGTCCCAAAGGCTCAAGTGCCCGAGCAGGGTTCAGAAAAAGGATCTCACCTTGCTTGGAAATCTCGACATTGGCAAAGTAAAACAAGAAAGCGTCATGCAACTGGACCTTTCATTTTCCACGAGCCTTGTTCACAACAGGATCAGACAATGATTCATCTGAGTAGTGCCCACAAACGACTCAGGACAAACATCTTATCACACGAGAGCAGATCCCACCTGCAAGGTTGCCATCTAAGTCCACCTTCAGAACACTAG
- the LOC105163416 gene encoding patellin-4, which produces MEPPELENPQSKNMQEERSDEDASDHDSEEEECDVAEMKKTRSKSLVEFRFRVEEAIRGNYLLGRKNDEGENAENFRDIRLWGVPLLPSHGHEGTDTVLMKFLKAKRYKVHEAFTLLRKTLKWRGDFRPDEVVGEEFRPEIIDLWFTSGRDKIGRPLCYIILGKEWQKKMLSTEEYLRWRVLCLEKGIQNLSFRPGGVDSLIQIIDLKNSPGTASKEVKLICKRIIAMHQDNYPALVYKNLIINVPSWFMALNTLNLRLITQKSRNKFIFVKSSRVTETLLKYATAENLLVEYGGLKRENDTEFSTDDKVLEVNIRPGTTEVIQIPANEVGVTVTWDVTVVGYEVGYKEEFVPDDDCSYIVLIQEKKMLESIRNSFHIREPGKLVITIVNGAYTKKKAFYRYKSCPSVPMYMLIKSYKPSLTL; this is translated from the exons ATGGAACCACCAGAGCTGGAAAACCCACAGTCAAAAAATATGCAGGAGGAAAGGTCTGATGAGGATGCAAGCGACCATGACAGCGAAGAAGAAGAATGTGATGTAGCCGAgatgaagaaaacaagaagcaaGTCTCTGGTTGAGTTCCGATTCAGGGTGGAAGAAGCAATTCGTGGAAACTATCTTCTTGGCAGAAAGAACGACGAAGGCGAAAATGCTGAGAATTTCAGGGACATCAGGTTGTGGGGTGTGCCTTTGTTGCCCAGTCATGGCCACGAGGGAACAGATACTGTTCTGATGAAGTTCTTGAAAGCCAAGCGTTACAAGGTGCACGAGGCGTTCACGTTGCTCCGCAAGACCCTCAAATGGCGGGGCGATTTTCGGCCTGATGAAGTTGTTGGTGAAGAGTTTAGGCCCGAGATCATTGACTTGTGGTTCACAAGCGGAAGGGATAAAATAGGCCGCCCTTTGTGTTACATTATTTTGGGGAAGGAATGGCAGAAGAAAATGTTGAGCACAGAGGAGTATTTGAGGTGGAGGGTTCTGTGTCTGGAAAAAGGAATTCAAAATCTGAGTTTTCGACCAGGTGGTGTGGATTCTCTTATTCAGATCATTGATTTGAAGAATTCTCCTGGAACTGCGTCAAAGGAGGTCAAATTGATCTGCAAGAGGATCATAGCTATGCATCAGGATAACTATCCAGCCCTTGTCTACAAGAAT TTGATCATAAATGTTCCGTCTTGGTTTATGGCTCTCAACACTTTAAACCTACGGCTGATCACACAAAAAAGCAggaataaattcatatttgtgAAGTCATCAAGAGTCACAGAAACACTTCTCAA GTATGCCACAGCAGAAAACTTACTAGTCGAATATGGTGGcctgaaaagagaaaatgacaCCGAGTTCTCAACAGATGACAAAGTTCTTGAAGTAAATATCAGGCCAGGTACCACCGAGGTCATTCAGATACCAGCCAATGAG GTAGGGGTAACTGTGACATGGGATGTGACTGTGGTTGGATATGAAGTGGGATACAAAGAAGAATTTGTACCAGACGACGATTGCTCATACATTGTCTTGATTCAGGAGAAGAAAATGTTAGAGAGCATCAGAAATTCCTTTCATATAAGGGAACCAGGGAAATTAGTCATAACTATAGTTAACGGAGCATACACAAAGAAAAAGGCTTTCTATAGGTACAAGAGCTGCCCCAGTGTGCCTATGTATATGTTGATTAAGTCATATAAGCCTTCTCTCACCCTGTAA
- the LOC105163415 gene encoding legumin B, with amino-acid sequence MVKLFLSVLSLLLLFGFGFAVRGGTWQQGECQIRSINAREPSYSLQAEGGVTEFWDFKNDEFQCAGVSIRRHRLQPRALMLPLYHNAPILVYVVQGRGIYGLMISGCPETFESSQQTEKQSKEERRQRFRDRHQKIEEFREGDIVAIPAGAAHWAYNDGDQELVVVVLHDNTNNANQLDQNPRSFLLAGNPERGQEQQQGSRRGQRELGNVFRGFDVHMLTEVFGVDEETARRLQGEHDTRGHIVIVEHGLHVIRPPFRRREYGREEEEGYYGGNNGLEETVCNAKIRENLDKPSRADVYNPRAGRFSTVNSLTLPILGFLQLSAARGVLYRNGIMAPHWSMNAHSIIYVTRGEARMQIVNHKGQAVFDGGVREGQVVVVPQNFAAVKQAGEEGCEWVELNTNDNAMISTLSGRTSVMRGLPVDVIATAYQISREEAERLKLSRRETIIFSGSGRSGRGGVSSA; translated from the exons ATGGTGAAGCTCTTTCTTTCAGTACTAAGCTTACTTCTACTGTTTGGGTTCGGCTTTGCTGTTCGAGGGGGCACCTGGCAACAGGGCGAGTGCCAAATCAGAAGTATCAATGCTCGAGAACCATCTTATAGCCTCCAAGCGGAAGGTGGAGTGACTGAATTCTGGGATTTCAAGAACGATGAATTCCAGTGCGCTGGTGTGTCGATTCGTCGCCATAGACTCCAGCCAAGAGCCCTGATGCTGCCTCTCTATCATAATGCCCCTATTCTAGTCTACGTTGTTCAAG GTAGGGGAATTTATGGGCTTATGATTTCGGGATGCCCCGAAACTTTTGAATCATCTCAGCAGACAGAAAAACAATCTAAGGAGGAAAGAAGGCAGAGGTTCAGGGACAGGCAtcagaaaattgaagaattcCGTGAGGGTGACATTGTTGCTATCCCGGCGGGGGCAGCTCATTGGGCTTACAATGACGGTGATCAGGAGCTTGTTGTCGTTGTTCTGCACGACAACACCAACAACGCCAACCAACTGGATCAAAATCCAAGG TCCTTCTTGCTCGCCGGAAACCCGGAAAGGGGACAAGAGCAACAGCAAGGAAGCAGGCGGGGGCAGCGCGAACTTGGCAATGTCTTCCGAGGCTTTGATGTTCATATGTTAACCGAGGTCTTCGGGGTTGACGAAGAGACAGCAAGAAGGCTCCAGGGCGAACATGATACAAGGGGCCACATAGTCATAGTTGAACATGGCCTTCATGTGATCAGGCCGCCGTTCCGCCGACGGGAGTACGGtagagaagaggaggagggaTATTACGGTGGCAATAATGGGCTTGAGGAGACCGTTTGCAACGCCAAGATCAGAGAAAACCTCGACAAGCCATCACGCGCTGACGTTTACAACCCCCGTGCTGGGCGGTTCTCCACCGTCAATAGCCTTACCCTCCCAATTCTTGGCTTCCTCCAACTCAGCGCCGCCAGGGGAGTTCTTTACAGG AACGGCATAATGGCGCCACACTGGAGCATGAACGCCCACAGCATAATCTACGTTACACGCGGCGAGGCCCGGATGCAGATAGTGAACCACAAGGGGCAAGCGGTGTTCGACGGCGGCGTCCGGGAGGGGCAGGTAGTGGTAGTGCCGCAGAACTTCGCGGCTGTGAAGCAGGCGGGAGAGGAGGGCTGCGAGTGGGTAGAATTAAACACCAATGACAACGCCATGATCAGCACCCTGAGCGGGCGAACCTCCGTCATGAGGGGGCTTCCGGTGGACGTCATCGCCACTGCGTACCAAATATCAAGGGAGGAGGCGGAGAGGCTCAAGTTGTCGAGGCGGGAGACAATCATCTTCAGCGGAAGTGGAAGGTCTGGAAGAGGAGGAGTCTCTTCTGCTTAA
- the LOC105163417 gene encoding TOM1-like protein 2, translating to MEKLDLSKLKLASSSLGERIKTSGAQMGRTISSKMKEILQSPTPESKVVDEATAESMEEPNWGLNLRICAMISRGEYDGTEIVRAIKKKLAPGKNYVTQSLSLDLLEACTSNCDKVFSEVASERVLEDMVKLIEDSRTEHGNRVRAMQLIRAWGETEDLDYLPVFRQTYEHLKSMEIPLSTQEESFPSMQYNLESYLGQQPLSPPERYPIPNTGAENEVDATYISYGFQSIEENKEFLVTARNTLDILSSILNSDTEPKPLKDDLTLSMLEKCKQSLPVVQRIIESTSDDEVMLFDALSLHDELQLIISRHGELAAASEPGQQMSNNTEETSGDSKTDKATLPPLRGSTTEMADYSEVRSTDSNKPSHQEESADKSS from the exons ATGGAGAAACTGGATTTATCAAAACTGAAGCTGGCGTCGTCTTCCCTAGGGGAACGGATAAAGACGAGCGGCGCGCAGATGGGCCGCACCATCAGCTCCAAAATGAAGGAAATCCTGCAAAGTCCCACGCCGGAGTCCAAGGTTGTCGACGAGGCCACAGCTGAGTCCATGGAGGAGCCCAACTGGGGCCTCAACCTCCGCATTTGCGCCATGATTAGTCGCGGGGAATACGACGGCACTGAGATTGTGAGGGCGATCAAGAAGAAGCTGGCCCCAGGAAAAAATTACGTCACCCAGAGTTTGAGCCTTGATTTGCTAGAGGCGTGCACTTCGAATTGCGACAAGGTGTTCTCTGAAGTGGCGTCGGAGAGGGTATTGGAGGATATGGTGAAGCTGATCGAGGATTCGAGGACCGAGCACGGGAATAGGGTCAGAGCGATGCAGCTGATCAGGGCTTGGGGCGAAACTGAGGATCTCGACTACTTGCCCGTCTTTCGTCAGACATACGAG CATTTGAAGTCGATGGAGATTCCTCTGTCCACACAAGAAGAAAGTTTTCCCTCCATGCAATACAACCTGGAGTCTTACCTTGGCCAACAACCACTGTCACCTCCTGAGAGATATCCTATTCCCAACACTGGAGCAGAAAATGAAGTAGATGCCACTTACATTAGTTATGGTTTCCAGTCTATTGAGGAGAATAAGGAATTTCTTGTTACGGCTCGTAATACTCTTGATATTCTTTCCAGCATATTGAATTCTGATACTGAACCGAAACCCCTGAAG GATGATCTGACATTAAGTATGTTAGAGAAGTGCAAGCAATCTCTGCCAGTTGTTCAGAGAATTATAGAAAGCACATCAGACGATGAAGTGATGCTTTTCGATGCTCTAAGTCTCCATGATGAGCTTCAACTCATCATTTCCCGTCATGGCGAGCTGGCAGCTGCCTCCGAACCTGGACAGCAAATGAGCAATAATACAGAAGAAACGTCTGGCGACTCCAAGACTGACAAAGCTACTCTGCCACCATTGCGTGGAAGTACAACTGAAATGGCAGATTATTCTGAAGTACGTAGCACTGACTCCAACAAGCCAAGTCATCAAGAAGAGAGTGCTGATAAGAGCAGCTGA
- the LOC105163418 gene encoding uncharacterized protein LOC105163418, translating into MVGVETWCRYFLTKLHYSVTVTRKRYLLGEIPPNRVFYNVWKTLIEGRMTYLRWTEGEQMAPMIGPRGGTLLVRKIPVANARKVFVGDVVVILDPKDFRNYIIRRLAAVEGDEMVSDVLYEESFTICEDWCWILADNKKLTPKEAYDSRYLGQVYIKNIIGRVIYSFRDAADHGPVKNSEISMEKDSPILEVELDVDELTRNHKAAK; encoded by the exons ATGGTTGGGGTGGAGACCTGGTGCCGCTACTTTCTCACCAAACTCCACTACTCTGTCACTGTTACTCGGAAG CGTTATCTGCTAGGTGAAATTCCGCCTAATAGAGTTTTTTATAACGTATGGAAAACTCTAATCGAAGGAAGGATGACATACTTGCGTTGGACTGAAGGAGAACAGATGGCTCCGATGATTGGGCCTCGGGGTGGAACACTTCTTGTTCGTAAAATTCCAGTTGCAAATGCTAG GAAAGTTTTTGTTGGAGATGTGGTCGTCATACTGGACCCTAAGGACTTCCGAAATTATATTATACGAAGATTAGCTGCAGTTGAAGGAGATGAGATGGTATCTGATGTGTTGTATGAGGAATCTTTTACCATTTGTGAGGATTGGTGCTGGATATTAGCTGACAATAAGAAGCTAACGCCCAAG GAAGCTTATGATAGTCGatatttaggtcaagtttacATAAAAAACATAATCGGCAGAGTCATATATTCTTTCCGAGATGCTGCAGATCATGGACCTGTAAAGAACAG TGAGATCAGCATGGAGAAGGATTCACCTATTCTAGAAGTGGAACTTGATGTTGATGAATTGACAAGAAATCACAAAGCAGCTAAATAG
- the LOC105163414 gene encoding 11S globulin seed storage protein 2 precursor: MVAFKFLLALSLSLLVSAAIAQTREPRLTQGQQCRFQRISGAQPSLRIQSEGGTTELWDERQEQFQCAGIVAMRSTIRPNGLSLPNYHPSPRLVYIERGQGLISIMVPGCAETYQVHRSQRTMERTEASEQQDRGSVRDLHQKVHRLRQGDIVAIPSGAAHWCYNDGSEDLVAVSINDVNHLSNQLDQKFRAFYLAGGVPRSGEQEQQARQTFHNIFRAFDAELLSEAFNVPQETIRRMQSEEEERGLIVMARERMTFVRPDEEEGEQEHRGRQLDNGLEETFCTMKFRTNVESRREADIFSRQAGRVHVVDRNKLPILKYMDLSAEKGNLYSNALVSPDWSMTGHTIVYVTRGDAQVQVVDHNGQALMNDRVNQGEMFVVPQYYTSTARAGNNGFEWVAFKTTGSPMRSPLAGYTSVIRAMPLQVITNSYQISPNQAQALKMNRGSQSFLLSPGGRRS; the protein is encoded by the exons ATGGTGGCGTTCAAGTTTCTTCTTGCTCTCTCTCTGTCCCTTTTAGTCTCAGCTGCCATCGCTCAAACTCGGGAGCCACGGCTGACACAGGGACAACAATGCCGCTTCCAACGCATCTCCGGGGCGCAGCCCTCCCTCAGGATCCAATCCGAGGGCGGCACCACCGAGCTCTGGGACGAACGGCAGGAACAGTTCCAGTGCGCCGGCATTGTCGCCATGAGGAGCACCATCAGGCCTAATGGCCTCTCTCTGCCCAATTACCACCCCTCTCCCCGCCTTGTTTACATCGAACGAG GTCAGGGCTTGATAAGCATCATGGTCCCCGGCTGTGCTGAAACGTATCAGGTCCACAGGAGCCAGAGAACCATGGAGCGCACAGAGGCATCGGAGCAGCAAGATAGAGGAAGCGTGAGGGATTTGCATCAGAAGGTGCACCGCCTTCGCCAAGGAGACATTGTTGCTATTCCGTCTGGTGCTGCACATTGGTGCTACAACGACGGGAGCGAAGATTTAGTCGCCGTCTCCATCAATGACGTCAACCACCTCTCAAACCAGCTGGATCAAAAATTCAGA GCATTTTACCTGGCCGGCGGAGTTCCAAGAAGCGGGGAGCAAGAGCAGCAGGCTAGACAGACCTTCCACAACATTTTCCGGGCTTTTGACGCGGAGCTGCTATCCGAGGCCTTCAATGTGCCGCAGGAGACTATCAGGCGGATGCAATCGGAGGAGGAAGAGAGAGGGCTCATCGTCATGGCCAGAGAACGCATGACATTTGTCCGGCCcgatgaagaagaaggagaGCAAGAGCATAGGGGAAGACAATTGGACAACGGCCTGGAAGAAACTTTCTGCACCATGAAATTCCGCACCAACGTTGAGAGCCGGAGGGAAGCAGATATTTTCTCCCGACAGGCCGGAAGAGTGCACGTCGTCGACAGGAACAAGCTTCCCATCCTCAAATACATGGATTTGAGTGCTGAAAAAGGCAATCTTTACTCG AACGCACTCGTCAGCCCAGATTGGTCCATGACAGGCCACACGATTGTATACGTGACAAGAGGCGACGCCCAGGTCCAAGTAGTGGACCACAACGGACAAGCCCTGATGAACGACAGGGTGAATCAGGGAGAAATGTTTGTGGTGCCTCAGTACTATACCTCGACGGCCCGTGCAGGGAACAACGGCTTTGAATGGGTTGCTTTCAAGACCACCGGGAGTCCGATGCGCAGCCCTCTGGCTGGTTACACATCGGTGATCAGAGCAATGCCTCTTCAGGTCATCACAAATTCGTATCAGATTTCGCCGAACCAGGCTCAGGCCCTGAAGATGAACAGGGGCAGCCAGAGTTTCTTGCTGTCTCCGGGAGGGCGGCGATCTTAG